A region from the Achromobacter seleniivolatilans genome encodes:
- a CDS encoding TonB-dependent receptor, translating into MVSRNSRSSRLPRGKAVLPPLASMIHAAGLGLMLLAVAGTPAPASAADAASASAPAARKSYAIGGGPLGDVLAQFAAAAGVPLSFDPALVAGQRSDGLNGAYTVREGFTRLLTGSGYGLAEQGAGAYSLRKLPAGEGDAATVLPTITVAAAGVNASALPAEFAGGQVARGGRLGLLGNRDVMDTPFNITSYTSELLTNRQAVTLADALNAEPSVRFTGQIGGVTDSFYIRGFPIGEGNLGEIAFDGVYGVAPNYHVFTDYIERVEVLKGPAALLYGMSPNSGVGGVINMVPKRALPQDLTRLSADYVGDSQFGGRVDLSRRFGNDGEWGVRINGMHRQGDTPLDNLQSRTDIGALSLDYQGERLRASLDLLTQNEKVDAPTRPFLVASGIDVPHAADGRRNATQPWGWWKSDGQSALLRVEYDISDRLTVFADAGGSDTIVSRLSDQTPTIVNAAGDTLVTPNNFRFEVNRSTYNAGLRAKVETGPVSHAISFMGSLYSDRNLQASVLGTPLTSNIYHPITRPEQNIPAPRNVPKISSSDLSGLALADTLSILDERAQLTLGVRQQRIQSRNFNATTGVRTVSYDESAATPLAGLVVKPWSNVSLYANYIEGLSKGDVAPATASNAGQVFKPYRAKQKEVGVKVDLDSAMLSLSAFEITKPSGQLTNGVYGADSEQRNRGLELNLSGEPMRGLRLLGGVTFLDAELTRTNNPATVGNQPVGVPKFSANLSAEWDTPWVAGLTLTGGMIYTGREYINQANTQSVPSWTTFDLGARYATKVYGKDVTLRANVVNVTNRAYWSGVASYGTISQGVPRTLMLSASMDF; encoded by the coding sequence ATGGTTTCCCGAAATTCCCGCTCGTCACGCCTGCCCCGGGGCAAGGCCGTTTTGCCGCCGCTGGCGTCGATGATCCACGCTGCTGGCTTGGGATTGATGCTGTTGGCCGTGGCCGGAACGCCCGCGCCCGCTTCAGCCGCAGATGCCGCGAGCGCGAGCGCTCCGGCGGCGCGCAAGTCGTATGCCATCGGGGGCGGGCCGCTGGGCGACGTGCTGGCCCAATTCGCCGCAGCGGCGGGCGTGCCGCTGTCGTTTGATCCAGCGCTGGTCGCCGGACAGCGCAGCGATGGGTTGAATGGCGCCTACACGGTACGCGAAGGTTTCACCCGTCTACTGACCGGATCGGGATACGGCTTGGCCGAGCAGGGCGCGGGCGCGTATTCGCTGCGTAAGCTGCCTGCGGGCGAGGGCGATGCGGCCACCGTGCTGCCCACCATCACGGTGGCCGCGGCTGGCGTGAATGCGTCGGCGTTGCCAGCGGAGTTTGCAGGCGGCCAGGTGGCTCGCGGCGGGCGTCTGGGCCTGCTGGGCAATCGCGATGTGATGGACACGCCATTCAATATCACCAGCTACACGTCGGAACTGCTCACCAACCGCCAGGCAGTGACGCTGGCAGACGCCTTGAATGCCGAGCCGTCGGTGCGTTTTACCGGCCAGATCGGCGGCGTGACGGACTCGTTCTACATTCGCGGTTTTCCCATCGGTGAAGGCAATCTGGGTGAAATCGCATTTGACGGCGTCTATGGCGTGGCGCCCAACTATCACGTCTTCACGGATTACATCGAACGCGTCGAAGTCTTGAAAGGGCCGGCGGCACTGCTGTACGGCATGTCGCCCAATAGCGGCGTGGGCGGTGTCATCAATATGGTGCCCAAGCGAGCGTTGCCGCAAGATCTGACGCGCCTGTCAGCCGACTATGTGGGCGACTCGCAATTTGGCGGCCGCGTGGATTTAAGCCGCCGTTTTGGCAACGATGGCGAATGGGGCGTGCGCATCAACGGCATGCACCGCCAGGGCGACACGCCGCTGGACAACCTGCAATCGCGCACCGACATCGGCGCCTTGTCGCTGGACTATCAGGGCGAGCGTCTGCGTGCATCATTGGACCTGCTGACGCAAAACGAAAAAGTGGATGCGCCGACGCGGCCATTCCTGGTTGCCTCGGGTATTGATGTTCCGCACGCGGCGGATGGCCGCCGCAACGCGACGCAACCGTGGGGCTGGTGGAAGTCCGACGGGCAATCCGCATTGCTGCGGGTGGAATACGACATCAGCGACCGCTTGACTGTATTTGCCGACGCGGGCGGTTCCGACACGATCGTGTCGCGGCTGTCAGACCAGACACCCACCATCGTCAACGCGGCAGGCGACACGCTGGTGACGCCCAACAACTTCCGCTTCGAGGTCAATCGCAGCACGTACAACGCCGGGCTGCGAGCCAAGGTGGAGACGGGGCCAGTGAGCCACGCCATCAGCTTCATGGGCAGTCTGTACAGTGATCGCAATCTGCAAGCCAGCGTGCTGGGCACGCCGCTGACGTCCAACATCTACCACCCGATCACGCGCCCCGAGCAGAACATTCCCGCCCCGCGCAACGTGCCCAAGATCTCGTCATCCGACCTGTCCGGCCTGGCGCTGGCTGACACACTCAGCATCCTGGATGAACGCGCGCAACTTACGCTGGGGGTGCGCCAGCAGCGCATCCAGTCGCGCAACTTCAATGCGACGACGGGTGTGCGCACGGTCAGCTATGACGAAAGCGCCGCTACGCCGCTGGCGGGCCTGGTTGTTAAACCGTGGAGCAATGTGTCGCTGTACGCCAATTACATCGAAGGCTTGAGCAAGGGCGACGTTGCGCCAGCCACGGCGTCCAACGCGGGCCAGGTGTTCAAACCCTACCGGGCAAAGCAAAAGGAAGTGGGCGTGAAGGTCGATCTGGATAGCGCCATGCTGTCCTTGAGCGCATTCGAGATCACCAAGCCCAGCGGGCAACTGACCAACGGCGTCTACGGCGCCGACAGCGAACAACGCAACCGTGGCCTGGAGTTGAACTTGTCCGGTGAGCCGATGCGTGGCTTGCGCTTGCTGGGTGGCGTGACGTTCCTGGATGCCGAGCTGACGCGCACCAATAACCCGGCCACCGTGGGCAACCAGCCTGTGGGCGTGCCGAAGTTTTCCGCCAACCTGAGCGCGGAATGGGACACGCCGTGGGTGGCGGGCCTGACCTTGACCGGCGGCATGATCTATACCGGCCGCGAGTACATCAATCAGGCCAACACGCAATCGGTGCCTTCGTGGACCACCTTCGATCTGGGCGCGCGTTACGCCACCAAGGTCTACGGCAAGGATGTCACGCTACGCGCCAACGTCGTCAACGTCACCAACCGGGCGTATTGGTCAGGCGTGGCGTCCTACGGCACGATTTCGCAAGGCGTGCCGCGCACGCTGATGCTGTCGGCGTCGATGGACTTCTGA
- a CDS encoding lactonase family protein — translation MHVYIGSRTTRERNARGVGISVFNYAQDTGALTLTQVVGGLLNPSYLLPHPALPVLYTVHGDSQEVSALHRDTRSGALTPWRQQTCEGRNPVHLALGPSGKYLMVSNHLSGTLAVLPLAADGAPAPVTQKVALTGDPGPHRKEQPFAKPHYNLMDPSGRYVVVPDKGLDRVFLFTLDDTGVSAEPASVAAAREGSGPRHAVFHPTGRWLYVANELDNTVAAYALEANALRPFQVLPTLPDTYTGNSRAAGIGMDAHGRHLYVSNRGDDSIAVYGVNGENGRLTPLQHAATGGKTPRFFTLSPDGRYLFALNEESDTLVRFHVNAQDGTLVRDGYEVQIGSPVCMVFARRRA, via the coding sequence ATGCACGTTTATATCGGCTCCCGCACTACGCGGGAACGCAATGCCCGCGGCGTAGGCATCAGCGTTTTCAACTACGCCCAGGACACCGGCGCGCTGACACTGACACAAGTTGTCGGCGGACTGCTCAACCCCTCGTATTTGCTGCCCCATCCCGCTTTACCCGTGCTGTACACGGTGCATGGCGACAGCCAGGAGGTCAGCGCCTTGCACCGCGATACTCGCAGCGGCGCGCTCACCCCGTGGCGGCAGCAAACCTGTGAAGGCCGCAACCCGGTACATCTGGCGCTGGGCCCGTCGGGCAAATATTTGATGGTGTCCAATCATTTGAGCGGAACCTTGGCCGTGCTGCCGCTGGCTGCCGACGGCGCTCCCGCACCCGTCACCCAGAAGGTGGCGCTGACAGGCGATCCTGGCCCGCACCGTAAGGAACAGCCATTTGCCAAACCGCACTACAACCTGATGGACCCGTCAGGACGCTACGTGGTGGTGCCGGACAAGGGGTTGGACCGCGTGTTTCTCTTTACGCTTGACGACACGGGCGTCAGCGCGGAACCGGCAAGCGTGGCGGCCGCCCGTGAAGGCTCGGGCCCGCGCCATGCCGTATTCCACCCCACCGGCCGCTGGCTTTATGTCGCCAACGAATTGGACAACACCGTAGCCGCCTACGCGCTGGAAGCAAACGCCCTGCGCCCCTTTCAAGTGCTGCCCACTTTGCCGGACACTTACACCGGCAACAGCCGCGCCGCCGGAATCGGCATGGACGCGCATGGCCGCCATCTGTACGTGTCAAACCGGGGTGACGACAGCATTGCGGTATATGGCGTCAACGGTGAAAACGGCAGGCTCACGCCCTTGCAACATGCGGCCACAGGCGGCAAGACACCGCGCTTTTTCACGTTGTCGCCCGACGGCCGTTATCTGTTTGCGTTGAACGAAGAGAGCGACACCTTGGTGCGCTTTCACGTCAACGCGCAAGACGGCACGCTGGTCCGCGACGGGTACGAGGTGCAGATCGGCAGCCCGGTCTGCATGGTGTTCGCGCGCCGCCGCGCCTGA
- a CDS encoding GntR family transcriptional regulator: MSAQTNTVTKILELIRQDRLPGGAHLTAQKLADRLRLSRSPVNDALGVLEQHGIVARKPNRGYFLQQDFDALPEAPAALAELAPPSADDIVTQTYFKLADELLRGALPMQCSEAQLRVRYALTNAQTQALLARVSQEGWAQRRPGYGWEFSSMMTTPDSLLQSYRLRLALEPAALLEPSFRLEKQVIARCRAAEKHLLDGGIATDTADQLHERGVRFHESLVEASGNPFFIDTIKRVNRVRRLLSYRSMQDRSRYQQHCDQHLAILDLLERERNEDAAAALSAHLRSTLDNLARISGILTS; encoded by the coding sequence ATGAGCGCGCAAACCAACACCGTCACCAAAATTCTTGAGCTGATCCGGCAGGACCGCCTGCCGGGCGGCGCCCACCTGACGGCGCAAAAGCTGGCCGACCGGTTGCGGCTGTCGCGCTCGCCCGTCAATGACGCGTTGGGTGTGCTGGAACAGCACGGCATTGTGGCCCGCAAGCCCAACCGCGGGTATTTCCTGCAACAGGACTTTGACGCATTGCCTGAGGCGCCTGCCGCCCTGGCTGAACTGGCGCCGCCATCCGCCGACGATATCGTGACGCAAACCTATTTCAAGCTGGCTGACGAACTGCTGCGCGGCGCATTGCCCATGCAGTGCAGCGAGGCCCAGTTGCGGGTGCGTTATGCGCTGACCAACGCACAGACTCAGGCCCTGCTTGCCCGCGTTTCTCAAGAGGGCTGGGCGCAACGGCGCCCCGGCTACGGCTGGGAGTTTTCATCCATGATGACGACGCCGGACAGTCTGTTGCAGTCGTACCGGCTGCGGCTGGCACTGGAGCCGGCGGCTCTGCTGGAACCCTCGTTCCGCCTTGAAAAACAGGTAATTGCACGCTGCCGCGCCGCCGAAAAACATCTGTTGGATGGCGGCATTGCGACAGATACCGCAGACCAATTGCACGAACGCGGCGTGCGGTTTCATGAGTCGCTGGTGGAAGCGTCGGGCAACCCGTTTTTCATCGACACGATCAAGCGCGTCAATCGCGTGCGCCGGCTGCTCTCGTACCGCTCCATGCAGGACCGCAGCCGCTACCAACAGCATTGCGATCAGCACCTGGCCATCCTGGACCTGCTGGAACGCGAGCGCAACGAAGACGCTGCTGCGGCGCTATCGGCCCATCTGCGCAGCACATTGGACAACCTGGCCCGCATCAGCGGCATCCTGACTTCCTAA
- the acnA gene encoding aconitate hydratase AcnA: protein MENTNAGLRRSITLDGATYTCPDLPAQFGADYFRLPVVLRLLLENALRNMQGAEREAAVAALFGWLEHGTSEAEIAFQPGRVLMHDTTSTPALVDIAAMRDALAEAGVDPAVLNPVLPVDVSVDHSLAVEAYAQPDAAALNLDLELRRNAERYRFLRWASKALSNVRIHPPGTGIMHTINLEQLATVVCQSDTPDGAALYPDMMIGTDSHTPMINGIGVLGWGVGGLEAQTVMFGMPTLLRIPDVIGVRLTGALAPGVTATDLALTVTHRLRAIEVSGEFVEFFGPGVSTLSAGSRCVVANMAPEYGATTGYFPIDGETLAYLRQTGRPERHIALVAAYAEHTGIALDPAASPRYTRVIDIALDGVQMHVAGPKRPQDLHPYSQTKNILSSLNFTPSASACGLPRYPVAIAAITSCTNTSDPRLLMAAGLLARKARQAGLRVPAWVKTSLGPGSPAAADYLARAGLLDDLAAVGFDIVGYGCTTCIGNSGPLPAPIRDAMAAGAIHPVAALSGNRNFTGRIHPDLDLGFLMSPPLVIAFALAGDAERDLSQEAVQVTADGRHVHLRDLWPDDAEIDASLAAGLRSSDYRTAFKIASANPAWQALQSPDSPRFPWDPASTALRRPPFASTGQASQLGRYTAHPLLVLGDDVTTDHLSPASAIPPDSLIADYLVARGDDRNDLNVFASRRGNWEVMMRAAFYSKSLKNLLCHEAPVGHTRHAPSGHVEPIWEAAEHYRQAGLPVVLVAGARYGTGSSRDWAAKGQRLLGIRAVLAISFERIHRSNLIGMGVLPLRLPAGVTPQTLDLHSGDRIEIDAPDHALGPRVPVPVRILRKDGRVDALSATAAVETQLEVRLLRMGGVIPAILSDTLGAHEQALPAAGVPNGSPQA from the coding sequence ATGGAAAACACCAATGCCGGGTTGCGCCGGTCCATCACCTTGGACGGCGCCACCTATACCTGCCCTGACCTTCCCGCCCAATTCGGCGCGGATTATTTCCGCCTGCCGGTCGTGCTGCGCCTGTTGCTGGAAAACGCGCTGCGCAACATGCAAGGCGCAGAGCGCGAGGCCGCCGTGGCGGCGCTATTCGGCTGGCTGGAGCACGGCACCAGCGAAGCGGAAATTGCGTTCCAGCCCGGCCGCGTACTGATGCACGACACGACCAGCACCCCGGCGCTGGTCGACATTGCCGCCATGCGCGACGCACTGGCCGAGGCTGGCGTGGACCCCGCCGTACTGAACCCGGTGCTGCCGGTAGACGTGTCGGTAGACCATTCGCTGGCGGTGGAAGCCTATGCGCAACCGGATGCCGCAGCGCTGAATCTGGATCTGGAATTGCGGCGCAACGCGGAGCGCTACCGCTTCCTGCGCTGGGCGTCGAAAGCCTTGTCCAACGTGCGTATCCACCCGCCCGGCACGGGCATCATGCACACCATCAATCTCGAACAGCTGGCCACGGTGGTCTGTCAAAGCGACACGCCGGATGGCGCGGCGCTATACCCCGACATGATGATCGGCACCGACAGCCATACGCCCATGATCAATGGCATTGGCGTGCTGGGCTGGGGCGTGGGTGGACTGGAAGCGCAGACCGTCATGTTCGGCATGCCCACGCTGTTACGCATCCCCGATGTCATAGGCGTGCGTTTGACCGGCGCCTTGGCCCCAGGCGTTACCGCCACGGACCTGGCGCTGACCGTCACGCACCGATTGCGCGCCATCGAGGTATCGGGCGAATTCGTAGAGTTCTTTGGCCCCGGCGTCAGTACCCTGTCTGCCGGCAGCCGTTGCGTAGTGGCCAACATGGCGCCCGAATACGGCGCGACAACGGGGTACTTCCCCATCGACGGAGAAACGCTGGCTTACCTGCGCCAGACCGGCAGGCCAGAGCGCCATATCGCGCTCGTGGCGGCCTATGCCGAACACACCGGCATCGCGTTGGACCCCGCCGCATCGCCCCGCTATACCCGAGTCATCGACATCGCGCTGGACGGCGTGCAGATGCATGTGGCCGGCCCCAAGCGGCCGCAAGACCTGCACCCGTACAGCCAGACGAAAAACATTCTGTCGTCGCTCAACTTCACGCCCTCCGCATCTGCCTGCGGCCTGCCCCGATACCCGGTTGCCATCGCCGCCATCACCAGTTGCACGAACACGTCGGACCCGCGCCTGCTGATGGCAGCGGGTCTGCTCGCCCGCAAAGCGCGGCAAGCTGGGCTGCGGGTGCCAGCCTGGGTCAAAACTTCGCTTGGCCCAGGCTCGCCAGCAGCAGCGGATTATCTGGCGCGCGCCGGTCTGCTGGACGATTTGGCCGCAGTGGGCTTTGACATCGTGGGCTATGGCTGCACCACGTGTATTGGCAACTCGGGCCCTCTGCCCGCCCCCATTCGCGATGCAATGGCAGCAGGCGCGATTCATCCGGTTGCGGCCCTGTCCGGCAACCGCAACTTCACCGGACGCATCCATCCCGATCTGGATCTGGGCTTTCTGATGTCGCCTCCGCTCGTCATCGCCTTTGCGCTGGCGGGCGACGCCGAACGCGACTTGAGTCAGGAAGCCGTGCAAGTGACTGCCGATGGCCGCCACGTGCACCTGCGGGATTTGTGGCCGGACGATGCCGAGATTGATGCCTCGCTGGCAGCCGGACTGCGTTCCAGCGACTACCGGACCGCCTTCAAGATTGCCAGCGCCAACCCTGCGTGGCAGGCGCTCCAATCCCCGGACTCGCCACGCTTTCCTTGGGACCCTGCTTCCACCGCATTGCGCCGCCCGCCTTTTGCGTCCACAGGGCAAGCCAGCCAGTTGGGGCGCTACACCGCGCATCCGCTGCTGGTGCTGGGCGACGATGTCACGACCGATCACTTGTCCCCCGCCAGCGCCATTCCGCCTGATAGCCTGATCGCGGACTATCTGGTGGCGCGCGGCGACGACCGCAATGACCTGAATGTGTTCGCGTCGCGGCGTGGCAATTGGGAAGTCATGATGCGCGCGGCGTTCTACAGCAAGAGTCTGAAGAACCTGCTTTGCCACGAAGCGCCTGTGGGGCATACCCGTCATGCGCCCAGCGGCCATGTGGAACCGATTTGGGAGGCCGCGGAACACTACCGGCAAGCCGGACTCCCTGTGGTGCTGGTAGCAGGCGCCCGCTACGGTACGGGATCGTCTCGCGATTGGGCCGCCAAGGGTCAACGCTTGCTTGGCATACGCGCCGTGCTGGCCATCAGTTTTGAACGTATCCATCGTTCCAATCTGATCGGCATGGGCGTACTGCCGTTGCGGCTGCCAGCGGGCGTCACGCCTCAGACCTTGGACTTGCACAGTGGCGACCGGATAGAGATCGATGCTCCGGACCACGCATTGGGTCCGCGTGTGCCGGTGCCAGTACGGATATTGCGCAAAGACGGCCGGGTGGATGCGCTGTCCGCCACGGCGGCCGTCGAAACCCAGCTGGAAGTGCGGCTGTTGCGTATGGGCGGCGTCATTCCCGCTATCCTATCGGATACCCTCGGCGCCCATGAACAGGCGCTGCCCGCAGCGGGCGTCCCTAACGGGAGCCCGCAAGCATAG
- a CDS encoding Bug family tripartite tricarboxylate transporter substrate binding protein, producing MPALRTLAAAAALALAASTPLHAADTGRPISLIVPFAAGGGVDGMGRLLAERLRSEMPQGVVVENKPGASGMLGVQTVLRSAPDGNTLLLGSAGETAINPLVFKAKMQYQPEKDLVPIALIARVPNVLVANPKLPVANVEQLVAYGRAHPDKLTYATSGVGNPQHLNGELLQSLAGIKMVHVPYKGASAQLVDVAAGSVDLTFVSLAGALPFIKSGKVKPLAVTSAKRASFAPDIPAVAEYAPLKDYALENWFGVFVAAGTPADVQKKLADAIGRSLKDEKFVASIRELGGEVQPMSQEEFRAFIKAQTAVFAKVVADGNITADN from the coding sequence ATGCCCGCTTTACGCACTCTCGCCGCCGCCGCGGCCCTGGCGCTTGCCGCCTCAACGCCCTTGCATGCCGCCGACACGGGCCGGCCGATCAGCTTGATTGTGCCTTTTGCCGCCGGAGGCGGCGTGGACGGCATGGGCCGTTTGCTGGCCGAGCGGTTGCGCAGCGAAATGCCGCAGGGAGTGGTGGTAGAAAACAAGCCCGGCGCCAGCGGCATGCTTGGCGTGCAAACGGTGCTGCGGTCTGCGCCTGACGGCAATACGCTGCTGCTCGGGTCCGCCGGGGAAACGGCAATCAACCCGCTGGTTTTCAAGGCCAAGATGCAATACCAGCCGGAAAAAGATCTGGTGCCGATTGCACTGATTGCCCGTGTGCCCAATGTGCTGGTCGCCAACCCCAAGTTGCCGGTGGCCAATGTGGAACAGTTGGTGGCCTATGGACGCGCCCATCCTGACAAGCTGACCTACGCGACAAGCGGCGTGGGCAATCCGCAGCATTTGAACGGCGAGTTGTTGCAGTCGCTGGCGGGGATCAAGATGGTGCACGTGCCGTACAAGGGAGCGTCCGCGCAGTTGGTGGATGTGGCCGCGGGCAGTGTGGACCTGACCTTTGTCAGCCTGGCGGGCGCCTTGCCCTTCATCAAGAGCGGCAAGGTCAAGCCGCTGGCGGTGACTTCAGCCAAGCGCGCGTCATTTGCGCCGGACATTCCCGCCGTGGCCGAGTACGCGCCGTTAAAGGACTATGCGCTGGAGAATTGGTTTGGCGTGTTTGTTGCGGCGGGGACGCCTGCCGATGTGCAAAAGAAGTTGGCCGATGCTATCGGCCGTAGTCTGAAAGACGAGAAGTTTGTGGCCAGCATCCGCGAGCTGGGCGGAGAGGTGCAGCCGATGAGCCAGGAAGAATTCCGCGCGTTCATCAAGGCGCAGACGGCGGTGTTTGCCAAAGTCGTGGCCGACGGCAATATCACCGCCGACAACTAA
- a CDS encoding TetR/AcrR family transcriptional regulator produces the protein MAGRPREFDRDLALQQAMLAFWKQGYEGTSMADLVAATGLASARLYAAFGSKQDLFREAVARYEAGDGSFAEKALETGEGVRAAIEQLLTDAVLTYTKRGRPQGCMVVTAATNYAAENEGVMAWLTTHRKARTQGIIDRLETALQTGELKPGTDVQALGDYYAVVLHGLSVQARDGVGKARLLAMIPPALGALDAVTR, from the coding sequence ATGGCAGGCAGACCCAGAGAATTCGACCGCGATCTAGCGCTTCAGCAAGCGATGCTGGCGTTCTGGAAGCAGGGATACGAAGGCACGTCGATGGCCGATCTGGTTGCGGCAACAGGCCTGGCGTCAGCGCGTCTTTACGCGGCTTTCGGGTCCAAGCAGGATCTGTTTCGCGAAGCGGTGGCGCGCTATGAAGCGGGTGATGGCTCGTTCGCCGAGAAAGCGCTGGAGACCGGTGAAGGCGTACGCGCCGCCATCGAACAGCTGTTGACCGACGCGGTGCTGACCTACACCAAACGCGGCCGTCCGCAGGGCTGCATGGTGGTCACCGCGGCAACCAATTACGCCGCTGAAAACGAAGGCGTCATGGCCTGGCTCACCACGCACCGCAAGGCGCGCACGCAAGGCATCATTGACCGGCTGGAAACCGCCTTGCAGACTGGTGAGCTCAAACCGGGAACGGACGTGCAGGCACTGGGCGACTACTACGCCGTCGTGCTGCACGGCTTGTCGGTGCAAGCGCGCGACGGGGTAGGCAAGGCGCGTCTGCTGGCCATGATTCCCCCAGCGCTGGGCGCACTGGACGCCGTCACCCGCTGA
- a CDS encoding sugar phosphate isomerase/epimerase family protein produces the protein MKTIKGPSLHLAQFSDAAAPFNSLPAIAEWASGVGFKALQIPAWDKRFFDADTAAVSQDYCDEVAGTLAAHGLEISELTTHIFGQLLAVHPAYDAMADNFAPPEARGNAQARAAWAKQGLLNTARASRRLGLTEMGTFSGSLAWPYLFPFPQRPEGLIETAFDELARRWLPVLDECDEQGVNLCYEIHPAEDLHDGITFEMFHERVGGHARCAILFDPSHFILQQLNYLEYLDIYKDHIRMFHVKDAEFNPTGRQGIYGGYQSWINRAGRFRSLGDGQVDFKAIFSKLAHYDYSGWATLEWECCLKDQETGAREGVEFINRHIIPVTAKVFDDFAGAAINQQQINALLGIA, from the coding sequence ATGAAAACAATCAAAGGACCCAGCCTGCACCTGGCGCAATTCAGCGATGCGGCAGCGCCCTTCAATAGTCTGCCGGCCATCGCCGAGTGGGCATCAGGCGTGGGCTTCAAGGCTTTGCAGATTCCGGCGTGGGACAAGCGATTCTTTGATGCGGACACGGCTGCGGTCAGTCAGGACTACTGCGATGAAGTGGCCGGAACGCTGGCCGCGCACGGCCTGGAAATCAGCGAACTGACCACGCACATCTTTGGCCAGTTGCTGGCCGTTCACCCCGCCTACGACGCGATGGCCGACAACTTCGCGCCGCCCGAGGCGCGCGGCAATGCGCAAGCAAGAGCGGCGTGGGCAAAGCAGGGGCTGCTGAATACCGCACGGGCATCCCGCAGGCTGGGCCTGACGGAAATGGGCACATTTTCGGGTTCACTGGCGTGGCCTTATCTGTTCCCGTTTCCCCAGCGGCCCGAAGGTCTGATCGAAACCGCCTTCGATGAACTGGCCCGGCGCTGGCTGCCGGTGCTGGACGAATGTGATGAGCAAGGCGTGAACCTTTGCTACGAGATCCACCCCGCCGAAGATCTGCACGATGGCATCACGTTCGAGATGTTCCATGAGCGTGTCGGCGGCCATGCCCGCTGCGCCATATTGTTCGACCCGAGCCACTTTATTTTGCAGCAGCTGAACTATCTGGAATACCTGGACATCTACAAAGATCACATCCGCATGTTCCATGTGAAGGATGCGGAATTCAATCCCACCGGACGCCAGGGCATCTATGGCGGCTATCAATCCTGGATCAACCGCGCCGGGCGCTTCCGTTCGCTGGGCGATGGGCAGGTGGACTTCAAGGCGATCTTTTCCAAGCTTGCGCACTACGACTATTCGGGCTGGGCCACGCTGGAATGGGAGTGCTGCCTGAAGGACCAGGAAACGGGCGCGCGCGAAGGCGTGGAATTCATCAACCGCCACATCATTCCTGTCACGGCAAAGGTCTTCGACGACTTTGCGGGCGCCGCCATCAACCAACAACAGATCAACGCCTTGCTGGGCATCGCTTGA
- a CDS encoding alpha/beta fold hydrolase: protein MTNQSATFFTAADGVAHQYVLVDGCRIHCAVAGEGPPVLLIPGWPQTWFTWRHVMKALAQAGYTAIAVDPPGTGDSSRPVQGYDTGAIATTLHRLMEQLGHAAYQVVGHDIGMWVAYALASDYPDAVRRLVLTEAVIPGLAPAPTIFAPPEQNIFLWHFMFNQLHDLPEALITGRERAYLTFMFDKWAHRRDRVASDVYIDAYAAPGGLRSGFAYYRAIPETIRQNAKRANTKLRMPTLAIGAEHATRDAPLITMQNNAVDLIGVIIPDCGHFVTEECHEEFSEHLLSFLSREG, encoded by the coding sequence ATGACCAATCAAAGCGCTACCTTTTTCACCGCAGCCGACGGCGTTGCGCATCAATACGTGCTTGTGGACGGCTGCCGCATCCATTGCGCGGTGGCGGGCGAGGGCCCGCCCGTTCTGCTGATCCCAGGCTGGCCGCAAACCTGGTTCACCTGGCGTCACGTCATGAAGGCGCTGGCGCAGGCGGGCTATACGGCGATTGCCGTCGATCCGCCGGGCACGGGGGACTCCAGCCGTCCGGTCCAGGGTTATGACACGGGTGCCATCGCAACAACCTTGCATCGGTTGATGGAGCAGTTGGGCCACGCGGCCTATCAGGTTGTGGGACACGATATCGGCATGTGGGTGGCCTATGCGTTGGCCAGCGACTATCCTGATGCGGTGCGCCGGCTGGTCCTGACCGAAGCGGTCATTCCGGGCCTGGCGCCCGCGCCGACGATCTTCGCGCCGCCCGAACAGAACATCTTTCTGTGGCACTTCATGTTCAATCAGCTGCACGATCTGCCGGAAGCCCTGATTACCGGACGGGAACGCGCCTACCTGACATTCATGTTCGACAAGTGGGCGCATCGCCGGGATCGCGTGGCGTCCGATGTCTATATAGACGCCTACGCCGCGCCGGGTGGACTGCGCAGCGGTTTTGCCTACTATCGCGCCATTCCTGAAACCATCCGTCAGAATGCGAAGCGGGCGAACACCAAGCTGCGCATGCCCACGCTGGCAATCGGCGCCGAGCACGCAACCCGCGACGCGCCGCTGATCACGATGCAGAACAACGCCGTTGACCTCATAGGCGTGATCATTCCTGACTGCGGCCACTTTGTGACAGAAGAGTGCCACGAAGAGTTTTCCGAACACCTGCTGTCATTTCTGTCGCGCGAAGGTTAA